A portion of the Bacillus sp. es.034 genome contains these proteins:
- the lysS gene encoding lysine--tRNA ligase produces MKHMSHEEINDQLRVRREKMEAIREKGQDPFGKRYDRTHSSSDIKSQFDEFSKEELEEKDITVTIAGRIMTKRGKGKAGFAHLQDLAGQVQIYVRKDAIGEEAYEVFNTADLGDIVGITGTVFKTKVGELSVKAKEFHLLTKALRPLPEKFHGLKDVEQRYRQRYLDLITSQESKETFIARSRIIQSMRRYLDNNGYLEVETPMMHAIAGGASARPFNTHHNALDMPLYMRIAIELHLKRLIVGGLEKVYEIGRVFRNEGVSTRHNPEFTMIELYEAYADYRDIMALTENLVAHIAKEVFGSTTVQYADNEINLEPEWTRLHMVDAVKEHTGVDFWQEMSDEDARALAKEHGIEIKNNMQYGHVVNEFFEQKVEDKLIQPTFIYGHPVEISPLAKKNDEDPRFTDRFELFIVGREHANAFTELNDPIDQRERFEAQLKEREEGNDEAHMMDNDFIEALEYGMPPTGGLGIGIDRLVMLLTNSPSIRDVLLFPLMRHRD; encoded by the coding sequence GTGAAACACATGAGTCACGAAGAAATCAATGACCAGCTTCGCGTCAGACGCGAAAAGATGGAAGCCATCCGTGAAAAAGGACAGGATCCATTCGGTAAACGATATGATCGCACACACAGTTCATCGGATATCAAATCTCAATTCGATGAGTTTTCTAAAGAGGAACTGGAAGAGAAAGATATCACTGTCACGATCGCAGGCCGTATCATGACGAAGCGTGGAAAAGGTAAAGCAGGATTTGCCCATCTTCAGGATCTGGCTGGACAAGTTCAAATCTATGTACGTAAAGATGCCATCGGTGAAGAAGCATATGAGGTTTTCAATACAGCAGACCTTGGTGATATCGTAGGGATCACGGGTACTGTATTCAAAACAAAGGTAGGGGAACTTTCTGTTAAAGCGAAAGAATTCCACCTGCTGACGAAAGCACTTCGCCCGCTGCCTGAAAAATTCCACGGGTTAAAAGACGTTGAACAGCGCTACCGTCAGCGTTATCTGGACCTGATTACAAGTCAGGAAAGCAAAGAAACGTTCATCGCGCGCAGCCGCATCATTCAATCTATGAGAAGGTACCTTGACAATAACGGTTACCTGGAAGTAGAAACACCAATGATGCACGCAATCGCAGGTGGGGCTTCTGCCCGTCCGTTCAATACACATCATAACGCCCTTGATATGCCGCTTTATATGCGTATCGCAATCGAACTTCATCTGAAACGCCTGATCGTTGGCGGGCTAGAAAAAGTATACGAAATTGGACGTGTATTCCGTAACGAGGGAGTTTCAACAAGACATAACCCTGAGTTCACGATGATCGAGCTTTACGAAGCGTATGCAGATTACCGTGATATCATGGCTCTAACTGAAAATCTTGTTGCCCACATTGCAAAGGAAGTATTCGGATCTACTACGGTCCAATACGCTGACAATGAAATCAATCTTGAGCCCGAATGGACTCGTCTTCATATGGTAGACGCCGTTAAAGAGCACACAGGTGTAGACTTCTGGCAGGAAATGTCCGATGAAGATGCCCGTGCCCTTGCGAAAGAACACGGCATCGAAATCAAGAACAACATGCAATATGGTCACGTCGTCAATGAATTCTTCGAACAAAAGGTGGAAGATAAGCTGATTCAGCCCACTTTCATCTATGGTCATCCCGTGGAAATCTCTCCACTTGCGAAGAAGAATGATGAAGACCCGCGCTTTACGGATCGCTTTGAACTATTCATCGTAGGCCGTGAACATGCCAATGCCTTTACGGAGCTTAATGATCCAATCGATCAAAGAGAACGCTTCGAGGCGCAATTAAAAGAAAGAGAAGAAGGAAACGACGAAGCCCACATGATGGATAATGATTTCATCGAGGCTCTTGAATACGGAATGCCGCCAACTGGTGGACTTGGAATCGGTATCGACAGACTTGTTATGCTGTTAACCAATTCACCGTCCATCCGGGACGTACTATTATTCCCGTTAATGCGTCACCGTGACTAA
- a CDS encoding helix-turn-helix transcriptional regulator, whose product METDKWGRRIRAFRKLKGYTQESLAKELSISVSVLGEVERGSRIPKEDFLENVAEVLDIPLNDLMPQEESDRSE is encoded by the coding sequence ATGGAAACAGATAAATGGGGAAGACGCATTCGTGCATTCAGAAAGCTAAAAGGATATACACAGGAAAGCTTGGCCAAGGAACTCTCCATCTCCGTTTCGGTCCTTGGGGAAGTGGAAAGAGGGAGTCGGATACCGAAAGAGGATTTCCTGGAGAACGTTGCGGAAGTCCTGGACATTCCATTGAACGATCTTATGCCTCAAGAAGAATCTGACCGTAGTGAGTAA